A genomic segment from Bradyrhizobium sp. CB1015 encodes:
- the puuE gene encoding allantoinase PuuE codes for MTEPRYPRDLRGYGRNPPHPQWPGDARVAVQFVVNFEEGGENNILHGDRASEAFLSDVLGAQPWPGQRHANIESMFEYGSRAGFWRLWRMFNERKWPTTVFGVATALKRNPEIVAAMKEAGWDIASHSLKWIEHKDMTEAQERAEIAESIRVHTEATGARPLGWYTGRSSINTNRLLMEEGGFLYLCDSYADDLPYWVKGAGGKQLIIPYTLDANDMRFINPQGFAEGEQFYTYLKDAFDVLYAEGEAAPKMMSVGLHCRLAGRPGRAAGLIRFLDYIGKHERVWVPTRLQIAQHWHEKHAHLAADAFEIG; via the coding sequence GTGACTGAGCCCCGCTACCCGCGCGATCTCCGCGGTTACGGCCGCAACCCGCCGCATCCGCAATGGCCTGGTGACGCGCGGGTCGCGGTGCAGTTCGTCGTCAATTTCGAGGAGGGCGGCGAGAACAACATCCTGCACGGCGACCGCGCCTCGGAAGCCTTCCTGTCCGACGTGCTCGGCGCGCAGCCCTGGCCGGGCCAGCGCCATGCCAATATCGAATCCATGTTCGAGTATGGCTCGCGCGCCGGCTTCTGGCGGCTGTGGCGGATGTTCAACGAGCGGAAGTGGCCGACCACCGTGTTCGGCGTCGCCACCGCGCTCAAGCGCAATCCGGAGATTGTCGCGGCCATGAAGGAGGCGGGCTGGGATATCGCCAGCCACAGCCTGAAATGGATCGAGCACAAGGACATGACGGAGGCGCAGGAGCGCGCCGAGATCGCCGAGTCCATCCGCGTCCATACCGAGGCGACCGGCGCGCGGCCGCTCGGCTGGTACACCGGGCGCTCCTCGATCAACACCAATCGTCTGTTGATGGAGGAAGGCGGCTTCCTCTATCTCTGCGACTCCTATGCCGACGATCTGCCCTATTGGGTCAAGGGCGCGGGCGGCAAGCAGCTCATCATTCCCTATACGCTGGATGCCAACGATATGCGGTTCATCAACCCGCAAGGGTTTGCCGAGGGCGAGCAGTTCTACACCTATCTGAAGGACGCCTTCGACGTGCTCTACGCGGAAGGCGAAGCCGCGCCGAAGATGATGTCGGTCGGCTTGCATTGCCGCCTCGCCGGCCGGCCCGGCCGCGCGGCGGGCCTGATCCGCTTCCTCGACTATATCGGCAAGCACGAGCGGGTCTGGGTGCCGACGCGGTTGCAAATCGCGCAGCACTGGCACGAGAAGCACGCCCATCTTGCCGCCGACGCATTCGAGATCGGGTGA
- a CDS encoding FAD binding domain-containing protein yields the protein MDLNTITAVAHPQTRAQLPVWTAGDAWLAGGTWLFSEPQTHLTRLIDLTDLKWPALTITESHLSIAATCTIAELDGLACPSDWLAAPLINQCCRAFLASFKIWKTATVGGNLCMSLPAGPMISLTSALDGVCTIWKAGGGEQRLPVAEFVTGNQRNRLTPGDLLRQIDIPIAALKRRTAFRQISLAPVGRSAALLIGSLEADDTLTLTVTASTVRPIQLRFRKAPDAGALRAALMQEITDDLYHTDIHGAPLWRKHMTLRLAEEIRGELLGATPP from the coding sequence ATGGACTTGAATACCATCACAGCCGTCGCCCATCCGCAAACGCGCGCGCAGCTGCCCGTTTGGACGGCAGGTGATGCTTGGCTCGCGGGGGGCACCTGGCTGTTCTCGGAGCCGCAAACGCATCTGACGCGACTGATCGATCTCACCGATCTGAAATGGCCGGCGCTAACGATCACCGAGAGCCACCTCTCGATCGCAGCCACCTGCACTATCGCAGAGCTCGATGGGCTCGCCTGCCCGTCCGATTGGCTCGCCGCGCCGCTGATCAACCAATGCTGCCGGGCCTTTCTTGCGTCGTTCAAGATCTGGAAGACCGCGACCGTCGGCGGCAATCTCTGCATGTCGCTGCCGGCGGGACCGATGATCTCGCTGACGTCGGCGCTCGATGGCGTCTGCACCATCTGGAAGGCCGGCGGCGGTGAACAGAGGCTTCCGGTCGCCGAATTCGTCACCGGCAACCAGCGCAATCGCCTGACGCCAGGCGACCTTCTCCGGCAGATCGACATCCCGATCGCCGCACTGAAGCGCCGCACCGCGTTCCGCCAGATCTCGCTGGCGCCGGTCGGCCGCTCGGCGGCGCTGCTGATCGGCAGCCTCGAAGCCGACGACACGCTGACGCTCACAGTCACCGCGTCGACGGTGCGGCCGATCCAGCTGCGCTTCCGCAAAGCCCCGGACGCAGGCGCGCTGCGCGCCGCGCTCATGCAAGAGATTACCGATGATCTGTACCACACGGACATCCATGGCGCGCCACTCTGGCGCAAGCACATGACGCTGCGGCTCGCCGAGGAAATTCGCGGCGAGCTGCTGGGAGCGACACCCCCATGA
- the uraD gene encoding 2-oxo-4-hydroxy-4-carboxy-5-ureidoimidazoline decarboxylase, with amino-acid sequence MSQISLADLNAASTADFVAALANVVEYSPWIAEQLAAKRPFAGINELHAALMAAIQSAEPDAQLALIRAHPDLANKTQRAAGLTVESTDEQNSAGLDRLSDAEYAAFERANNAYRGKFGFPYIVCVRRHTKDSVLRDFEARLLNIAKTETRRAIEEIGRISALRLDQLVVADDRLKVHGRLSTHVLDNQIGRPAPGIPIELVELASLGENRVIARTVTNADGRTDQPLIGGRPLPIGRYELRFSVAKYYAARNVPLSDPPFLDEIPLRFAISEPESHYHVPLLVTPWSYSTYRGS; translated from the coding sequence ATGTCGCAGATTTCGCTCGCCGATCTCAACGCTGCAAGCACGGCCGACTTCGTCGCCGCGCTCGCCAACGTCGTCGAATATTCGCCGTGGATCGCCGAGCAGCTCGCGGCAAAGCGGCCGTTCGCCGGCATCAATGAGCTGCACGCCGCGCTGATGGCGGCGATCCAGAGCGCCGAGCCTGACGCTCAGCTGGCGCTGATCCGCGCGCATCCCGATCTCGCCAACAAGACGCAGCGCGCCGCCGGCCTCACCGTAGAATCGACCGACGAGCAGAACAGCGCCGGGCTCGACCGGCTGTCGGATGCCGAATATGCCGCGTTCGAGCGGGCCAACAACGCCTACCGCGGCAAGTTCGGCTTCCCCTATATCGTCTGCGTGCGCCGTCACACCAAGGATTCCGTGCTGCGCGACTTCGAGGCGCGGCTGCTCAACATCGCCAAGACCGAGACGCGGCGTGCGATCGAGGAGATCGGCCGCATCTCCGCGCTGCGGCTCGACCAGCTCGTCGTTGCCGACGACAGGCTGAAGGTGCACGGCCGGCTCTCGACCCATGTGCTGGACAACCAGATTGGCAGGCCAGCGCCGGGCATTCCGATCGAGCTCGTGGAGCTCGCGAGCCTTGGCGAGAACCGCGTCATCGCGCGCACGGTGACCAATGCCGACGGCCGCACCGACCAGCCGCTGATCGGCGGCCGTCCGCTGCCGATCGGCCGCTACGAGCTGCGCTTCAGCGTTGCCAAATACTACGCCGCGCGCAATGTGCCGCTGTCCGACCCGCCGTTCCTCGACGAGATCCCGCTGCGCTTTGCGATCAGCGAGCCGGAGAGCCATTACCACGTGCCGCTGCTGGTCACGCCCTGGAGCTACTCGACTTATCGCGGCAGCTAG
- a CDS encoding 8-oxoguanine deaminase — protein sequence MTEASSTWIRDPLAILADGAERGIVVKGGRIVELVPAGGVPATADVAVFDAGEHVVLPGLINTHHHFYQTLTRALPAAMDRELFPWLQALYPVWARLTPEALELGVTVAMSELLLSGCTTTTDHHYVFPAGLEESVDIEVAVAKRLGVRVLLTRGSMNLSQRDGGLPPDSVVQDEDTILADSARVVAKHHQRGADAMVQIALAPCSPFSVTTSLMRATADLADKLDVRLHTHLAETEDENRFCQQMYGCRPLDYLDQCGWLNARTWLAHGIFFNDDEIKRLAKAKTTISHCACSNQLLASGCCPVCDMEEAGVGIGIGVDGSASNDGSNLMQEVRAAFLLQRVRYGVTKVSHKDALRWATKGSAACVGRPELGDIAVGKAADLALFRLDELRFSGHGDPLAALVLCGAYRADRVMVAGKWAVIDGAIPGLDVADLIRRHSSAARSMQAG from the coding sequence ATGACTGAGGCAAGTTCGACTTGGATCAGGGATCCCCTGGCCATCCTCGCCGACGGGGCCGAGCGCGGCATTGTGGTGAAGGGCGGCCGGATCGTCGAGCTCGTGCCGGCGGGCGGTGTGCCTGCAACCGCGGATGTCGCAGTGTTCGATGCGGGCGAACACGTCGTGCTGCCAGGCCTGATCAATACCCATCATCACTTCTACCAGACGCTGACGCGGGCGCTGCCGGCCGCGATGGACCGCGAGCTGTTCCCCTGGCTCCAGGCGCTCTATCCGGTGTGGGCGAGGTTGACGCCGGAAGCGCTCGAGCTCGGCGTCACCGTGGCGATGTCCGAGCTTTTGCTCTCCGGCTGCACGACAACGACGGATCATCATTACGTCTTCCCGGCTGGGCTTGAGGAATCCGTCGATATCGAGGTGGCGGTGGCGAAGCGCCTCGGCGTGCGCGTGCTGCTCACGCGCGGCTCGATGAACCTGTCGCAGCGCGACGGCGGCCTGCCGCCCGACAGTGTCGTTCAGGACGAGGACACCATTCTCGCCGATAGCGCCCGCGTGGTCGCCAAGCACCACCAGCGCGGCGCGGATGCGATGGTGCAGATCGCGCTGGCGCCATGTTCGCCATTCTCGGTGACGACGTCGCTGATGCGCGCCACGGCCGATCTCGCCGACAAGCTCGACGTGCGCCTGCACACCCATCTCGCCGAGACCGAGGACGAGAACAGATTCTGCCAGCAGATGTATGGCTGCCGCCCGCTCGACTATCTCGACCAATGCGGCTGGCTCAATGCCCGAACGTGGCTCGCCCATGGCATCTTTTTCAACGACGACGAGATCAAGCGCCTCGCCAAGGCGAAGACGACCATCAGCCATTGTGCGTGCAGCAACCAGCTGCTCGCGTCGGGCTGTTGCCCGGTGTGCGATATGGAAGAGGCGGGCGTCGGGATCGGCATTGGTGTCGACGGCTCGGCCTCCAACGACGGGTCCAACCTGATGCAGGAGGTGCGGGCCGCGTTCCTGCTGCAGCGGGTGCGCTATGGTGTCACGAAGGTCAGCCACAAGGATGCGCTGCGCTGGGCCACCAAGGGCTCGGCGGCCTGTGTCGGACGGCCGGAACTCGGCGACATCGCTGTCGGCAAGGCCGCTGATCTCGCGCTGTTCAGGCTCGACGAGCTGCGCTTCTCCGGCCACGGCGATCCGCTGGCTGCGCTCGTGCTATGCGGGGCGTATCGCGCCGACCGGGTGATGGTGGCTGGAAAATGGGCGGTGATCGACGGTGCGATCCCGGGCCTCGACGTGGCAGACCTCATCCGCCGCCACAGTTCCGCGGCGCGCTCCATGCAGGCTGGATAG
- a CDS encoding molybdopterin-dependent oxidoreductase, translating into MSLEVNGKAFSQEPRAGQCLRTFLRELGHFGVKKGCDAGDCGACTVLLDGEPVHSCLIPAFRAEGRIVTTIEGLGGDHGTHPMQQAFLDAQGFQCGFCTAGMILTCASLNQAQRTDLGAALKGNICRCTGYRSIEDAILGQTNVEASVEAGAAFGRSLPAPAGPDVVRGTARYTFDTAIDGLLHIKLLRSPHAHARIVSIDKSDALSIPGVHAVLTHEDAPSVLMSTARHEKDWMDPEDTRVLDDVVRFIGQKVAAVVAGTEAAAEAACRKLKVSYEILPALIDPEQAMAPGAPVVHPDRTSANRVAHARRNLVAETHGEFGDVASALATSAATYEATFHSHRVQHAALETHGGLAWLDDSGVLNVRTSTQVPFLTRRALSDIFQLPMDQVRVFCERVGGGFGGKQEMFVEDILALAALKTGRPVKLELTREEQFIATSTRHPMRIHVKAGADGDGKLTALQLDVLSNTGAYGNHAGPVMFHALAESIAVYNCPNKRVDGVAVYTNTVPAGAFRGYGLPQALIAVEAAIDELARQLGISPYEMRRRNIVRPGDPMLSPPPSEYHDVLYGSYGLDQCLDLVERAMQADGPQRELSPEWLIGDGIALTMIDTVPPAGHFADATIALNDDGGFGLTVGTAEFGNGTSTVHRQIAATTLATTVERIHLRQSDTAHGGHDTGAYGSAGTFVAGKATHAAAVQLASELKAAAADAWLCDVGTCALDADAVVSGVRRMPFTELAKLACERGRPFAGSGTSGGTPRSVGFNVQGFRVAVNKATGELRILRSVHAADAGVVANPMQCRGQVEGGVAQALGAALYEEMVIDASGRVTNPKFRDYHLPSFADVPRTEVFFAETSDTIGPLGAKSMSESPYNPVAAALGNAIADATGIRFTAPPFKPDRLFPALHEKFGS; encoded by the coding sequence ATGAGCCTGGAGGTCAACGGCAAGGCGTTCTCCCAGGAGCCGCGCGCCGGCCAGTGCCTGCGCACGTTCCTGCGGGAGCTTGGCCATTTCGGCGTGAAGAAGGGCTGTGATGCCGGCGACTGCGGCGCCTGCACCGTGCTGCTGGATGGCGAGCCCGTGCACAGCTGTCTGATCCCGGCGTTCCGGGCCGAGGGCCGCATCGTGACCACGATCGAAGGCCTCGGCGGCGATCACGGCACGCATCCGATGCAGCAGGCCTTCCTCGATGCGCAGGGCTTTCAATGCGGCTTCTGCACCGCCGGCATGATCCTGACCTGCGCCTCGCTGAACCAGGCGCAGCGCACCGACCTCGGCGCGGCGTTGAAAGGCAACATCTGCCGCTGCACCGGCTATCGCTCGATCGAGGACGCGATCCTCGGCCAGACCAATGTCGAGGCGAGCGTCGAGGCCGGTGCCGCCTTCGGCCGCAGCCTGCCGGCCCCCGCAGGCCCCGACGTGGTCCGCGGCACGGCACGCTACACCTTCGACACCGCAATCGATGGCCTGCTGCACATCAAGCTGCTGCGCTCGCCTCATGCGCACGCCAGGATCGTCTCGATCGACAAGTCGGACGCGCTGAGCATCCCCGGTGTGCACGCCGTGCTGACGCATGAGGACGCGCCGTCCGTCCTGATGTCGACGGCGCGCCACGAGAAGGACTGGATGGACCCGGAGGATACCCGCGTCCTGGATGACGTCGTTCGTTTCATCGGCCAGAAGGTTGCCGCCGTCGTCGCCGGGACCGAAGCCGCTGCCGAGGCGGCGTGCCGCAAGCTGAAAGTCAGTTACGAGATCCTGCCGGCGCTGATCGATCCCGAGCAGGCGATGGCGCCGGGTGCGCCGGTCGTTCATCCCGACCGCACCAGCGCGAACCGCGTTGCCCATGCCCGGCGCAACCTGGTCGCGGAGACGCATGGCGAGTTCGGCGATGTCGCATCGGCGCTTGCAACATCTGCCGCCACCTATGAGGCCACTTTCCACAGTCACCGAGTGCAGCACGCTGCACTGGAGACCCATGGCGGCCTCGCCTGGCTCGATGATTCCGGCGTGCTCAATGTCCGCACCTCGACGCAGGTGCCGTTCCTGACCCGGCGTGCGCTGTCGGACATCTTCCAGCTCCCCATGGACCAGGTCCGCGTGTTCTGCGAACGCGTCGGCGGCGGGTTCGGCGGCAAGCAGGAGATGTTCGTCGAGGACATCCTGGCGCTCGCCGCGCTGAAGACCGGGCGGCCGGTCAAGCTGGAGCTGACACGCGAGGAGCAGTTCATCGCGACCTCGACGCGGCATCCGATGCGGATCCACGTCAAAGCCGGCGCCGACGGCGACGGCAAGCTCACTGCGCTGCAGCTCGACGTGCTCTCCAACACCGGCGCCTACGGCAATCATGCCGGCCCCGTGATGTTCCACGCACTGGCCGAGTCCATCGCCGTCTACAATTGCCCGAACAAGCGGGTCGACGGCGTCGCCGTCTACACCAACACCGTGCCGGCGGGGGCGTTTCGCGGCTATGGCCTGCCGCAGGCGCTGATCGCGGTGGAAGCGGCGATCGACGAGCTGGCGAGGCAACTCGGCATCAGCCCCTACGAAATGCGCCGACGCAATATCGTGAGGCCCGGCGATCCCATGCTGTCGCCGCCGCCGTCCGAATATCACGACGTGCTCTACGGCTCCTACGGGCTCGACCAGTGCCTCGATCTGGTCGAGCGCGCGATGCAGGCCGATGGCCCGCAGCGAGAGCTGTCGCCGGAATGGCTGATCGGCGACGGCATCGCGCTGACCATGATCGACACCGTGCCGCCGGCCGGCCACTTCGCCGATGCGACGATCGCGCTCAACGACGATGGCGGCTTCGGCCTCACCGTCGGCACCGCCGAGTTCGGCAACGGCACCAGCACCGTGCATCGCCAGATCGCGGCGACCACGCTGGCGACCACCGTCGAGAGAATCCATCTGCGCCAGTCCGACACCGCCCATGGCGGCCACGACACCGGCGCCTATGGCAGCGCCGGCACCTTCGTTGCGGGCAAGGCGACGCATGCGGCAGCCGTGCAGCTTGCGAGCGAGCTGAAGGCGGCCGCCGCCGACGCCTGGCTGTGCGATGTGGGGACTTGCGCGCTCGATGCGGACGCTGTCGTCAGCGGCGTCCGCCGCATGCCTTTTACGGAGCTGGCGAAGCTCGCCTGCGAGCGCGGCCGGCCGTTCGCAGGCAGCGGCACTTCCGGCGGCACGCCGCGATCGGTCGGGTTCAACGTGCAGGGCTTTCGCGTCGCGGTAAACAAGGCGACCGGCGAGCTCCGGATTCTCAGGAGCGTGCACGCCGCGGACGCGGGCGTCGTCGCCAATCCCATGCAGTGCCGCGGTCAGGTCGAAGGCGGCGTGGCGCAGGCGCTCGGCGCTGCGCTCTACGAGGAGATGGTGATCGACGCGAGCGGCCGCGTCACCAATCCGAAATTCCGCGACTACCACCTGCCCTCTTTCGCCGACGTGCCCCGCACGGAGGTCTTCTTCGCCGAGACGTCCGACACGATCGGACCGCTCGGCGCGAAGTCGATGAGCGAGAGCCCGTACAATCCGGTCGCCGCCGCGCTCGGCAACGCGATTGCGGACGCCACCGGCATTCGCTTCACTGCACCGCCTTTCAAGCCGGACCGACTGTTTCCGGCGCTTCACGAGAAGTTCGGCAGCTAG
- a CDS encoding DUF3830 family protein gives MSKLVVRAGDFTFDARFEEQAAPKTVAAFRKALPFESHIIHVRWSGEGVWMPLGDLDFGVGYENHTSYPAPGQIILYPGGISETEILLAYGGVHFASKMGQLAGNHFITLTSGLENLATLGKSVLWKGALPIRFEEV, from the coding sequence ATGAGCAAACTCGTTGTCCGCGCCGGCGATTTCACCTTCGATGCCCGTTTCGAGGAGCAAGCGGCGCCCAAGACCGTCGCCGCCTTCCGCAAGGCGCTGCCGTTCGAAAGCCACATCATCCATGTGCGCTGGAGCGGCGAGGGCGTGTGGATGCCGCTCGGCGACCTCGACTTCGGCGTCGGCTACGAGAACCACACCAGCTATCCCGCGCCCGGCCAGATCATCCTCTATCCCGGCGGCATCAGCGAGACCGAGATCCTGCTGGCCTATGGCGGCGTGCATTTTGCGAGCAAGATGGGCCAGCTCGCCGGCAACCATTTCATCACGCTGACCTCGGGCCTGGAGAACCTGGCGACGCTGGGCAAGAGCGTGCTGTGGAAGGGCGCGCTGCCGATCCGCTTCGAGGAAGTTTGA
- a CDS encoding DUF2798 domain-containing protein, translating to MIVVRKLPARYAPIVMPFVLSILMTAVVSVISTLRSLGATPAFLATWPGAWGLSWLVAFPTLLVVLPLVRRIVAWLVATPPGR from the coding sequence ATGATTGTGGTTCGCAAACTGCCGGCGCGCTATGCGCCGATCGTGATGCCATTCGTGCTGTCCATCCTCATGACGGCGGTGGTGTCGGTCATTTCGACGCTGCGGAGCTTAGGCGCAACGCCGGCGTTCCTGGCGACCTGGCCGGGCGCCTGGGGACTATCCTGGCTCGTCGCCTTCCCGACGCTGCTCGTGGTGCTGCCGCTGGTCCGCCGGATCGTGGCCTGGCTCGTGGCAACGCCACCCGGCCGCTAG